One region of Vulgatibacter sp. genomic DNA includes:
- a CDS encoding SDR family oxidoreductase, whose translation MGKPLEGRIALVAGATRGAGRGIAAMLGEAGATVWCTGRSVRGRPASGKERPETIEETAELVTSRGGRGIAVRTDHTVEAEVAALCERIRQESGRLDILVNDVWGGDALIEWGKPFWETTAENARVLLERSVFSHLLTGRHALPLLLESDRGLLVEITDGDSFGYRGNVLYDLIKMSVIRLAFDLSRELRKTKVTALAVTPGFLRSESMLDLFGVTEANWRQAAETHSPDFISSETPYFVGRAVAALAADPTVRAKAGRVYSSWVLSREYGFDDIDGARPDWGVYFERKYGRSPVADDAAYASWLDSPMDLAFPDGVPDLTQPTS comes from the coding sequence ATGGGAAAGCCGCTGGAAGGTCGGATCGCGTTGGTTGCAGGAGCCACCCGGGGTGCGGGCCGGGGCATCGCCGCGATGCTCGGTGAGGCAGGCGCCACGGTCTGGTGCACGGGCAGGAGCGTGCGTGGTCGGCCCGCGAGCGGGAAGGAGCGGCCCGAGACGATCGAGGAGACCGCGGAGCTGGTCACCTCCCGCGGCGGGCGGGGCATCGCCGTGCGGACCGACCACACCGTCGAGGCGGAGGTGGCGGCGCTCTGCGAGCGGATCCGCCAGGAGTCCGGCCGCCTCGACATCCTGGTGAACGACGTCTGGGGTGGCGACGCGCTGATCGAGTGGGGCAAGCCCTTCTGGGAGACCACGGCGGAGAACGCGCGGGTGCTGCTCGAGCGCTCGGTCTTCTCCCACCTGCTCACCGGCCGCCATGCCCTGCCCCTCCTCCTCGAATCGGATCGCGGCCTCCTGGTGGAGATCACCGACGGCGATTCTTTCGGCTACCGCGGAAACGTGCTCTACGACCTGATCAAGATGTCGGTGATCCGCCTCGCTTTCGATCTCTCCCGGGAGCTGCGAAAGACGAAGGTGACCGCCCTCGCGGTGACCCCCGGCTTCCTCCGCTCCGAGTCGATGCTCGATCTCTTCGGCGTCACCGAGGCGAATTGGCGCCAGGCGGCGGAGACCCACTCGCCGGACTTCATCTCCTCGGAGACGCCCTACTTCGTCGGCCGCGCGGTGGCGGCGCTCGCTGCCGATCCGACCGTTCGGGCGAAAGCCGGCAGGGTCTACAGCTCCTGGGTCCTCTCCCGCGAGTACGGCTTCGACGACATCGACGGTGCCCGGCCGGACTGGGGCGTCTACTTCGAGCGCAAATACGGCCGCTCGCCGGTGGCAGACGACGCCGCCTATGCCTCGTGGCTCGACAGCCCGATGGATCTCGCCTTCCCCGACGGCGTCCCCGACCTGACCCAGCCGACCTCGTAA
- a CDS encoding helix-turn-helix transcriptional regulator, translating into MRADRLVQLLMLLQSRGGWTAATLAERLEVSERTIYRDLDALSAAGIPVTATRGPGGGVALLDGFRTELTGLTRAEVHAIATVGESRALADLQLQLPLRSALAKLGFALPPAQQQVIDYARQRLHVDPAPFFAAPEAVPCLETLREAVWQNRRIRLVYVDFEGERSRRIVDPLGLVVKADRWYLVAGTIRGPSVFRGVRIERATILDETARRPRDFDLPSFWKEWGSRFAEKRASYEARLRLNEAGAAALRSIRPQAEHRKITAGICAVDFERESIALSQICLASEAGGVEVLEPPALRERLRAIAATLTTCYR; encoded by the coding sequence ATGCGCGCCGATCGTCTCGTCCAGCTCCTCATGCTCCTTCAATCCCGCGGCGGATGGACCGCCGCGACCCTCGCGGAGCGTCTCGAGGTCTCCGAGCGCACGATCTACCGGGACCTGGACGCCCTCTCCGCAGCGGGGATCCCGGTGACCGCCACCCGCGGCCCCGGTGGCGGCGTGGCCCTGCTCGACGGCTTCCGGACCGAGCTCACCGGGCTCACCCGCGCGGAGGTCCACGCCATCGCCACGGTGGGCGAGTCGCGGGCGCTCGCCGATCTGCAGCTCCAGCTGCCGCTGCGCAGCGCCCTCGCGAAGCTGGGCTTCGCCCTGCCGCCGGCGCAGCAACAGGTCATCGACTACGCGCGGCAGCGACTCCACGTCGACCCTGCTCCCTTCTTCGCAGCACCGGAGGCAGTCCCCTGCCTCGAGACCCTGCGCGAGGCGGTCTGGCAGAACCGCCGCATCCGCCTCGTCTACGTCGACTTCGAGGGCGAGCGCTCCCGGCGCATCGTCGATCCCCTGGGCCTCGTGGTGAAGGCGGATCGCTGGTACCTCGTCGCCGGCACCATCCGCGGCCCCTCGGTCTTCCGCGGCGTGCGGATCGAGCGGGCGACCATCCTCGACGAGACCGCGCGGCGCCCGCGGGACTTCGACCTCCCCTCGTTCTGGAAGGAGTGGGGCAGCCGCTTCGCGGAGAAGCGCGCGAGCTACGAGGCTCGGCTCCGGTTGAACGAGGCAGGCGCTGCAGCGCTGCGCTCGATCCGCCCGCAAGCCGAGCACCGGAAGATCACCGCGGGAATCTGCGCCGTCGATTTCGAGCGGGAGAGCATCGCCCTCTCGCAGATCTGCCTCGCCTCGGAGGCGGGTGGTGTCGAGGTCCTCGAGCCGCCAGCGTTGCGCGAGCGGCTCCGGGCGATCGCCGCTACGCTCACCACTTGTTACCGCTGA
- a CDS encoding ATP-binding protein yields MKRTRPPLLRAVQPSAPPEARADLPQEAGRLVGRGADLVALRRLLAGERLVTLLGPPGVGKSRIALRLAHELAFAGVHFVDLGAAATLEAAVAEALGGAGAVEEALARLGPTTLLLDGADRLAPGAAPVIERWLAAAPGLRCLVTSSVRLGAAGEVCHDLPPLAREEAVELYEEVAGRIGAAPGRHGDRAVIEQLVDRLDLLPLAIELAAARSRVLRPRQLLARIDEGIEVLRARGRSGRHATLVDALRASWELLSPAEQDALARCTVFVGSFTLEAAEAILERRPCAPPIVDLLEALRDRSLLQLAPCEPPRFHLLQTVRAFAGAELERRGLADEVRSRHAAHYVAACESESDGVHGSVPLAMVVAERENLLAAHRASLAAAPALAARAALLLAPLLAMQGPPALEAEVLEAGIDAARRAGSPLLLARALRPWAVLLVRSGRLEEAREALTACSEGARAAGNRLLETHAAIELGRLHFAAGAFEEATAVLVAAREDARACGWRFLEGYAWNFLGMVAEAKGDLPASATAFEAAIDRFRIAESRRYEGLALMNLGVTRAALGYLAHAAGLFEQSIAAMREVADRAGEADAVLNLGCVHLSAGRLDDAEPLLRRALHLERACENGRAEALALGNLGIAAHERGELRTARELLHEAIERCRSSNERHFRCSLLPFRGAVEATLGNLAEARGDFDEARRYFEGLGDRGFLRTVEVCEVFLSLADDHVDLRAAQALLDEPVAAIRSTELRMAMRLATRALALRRGAPSSSAAAPEGQPAIEVGPEAAWFRIPGGEKVDLRRRKAQRLIVRALVEQRLAAPGVGLSVEQIFAAGWQGTRALPSAAAARVYVAIGSLRSLGLGELLLRQDDGYLIDPRHPVRRVAAR; encoded by the coding sequence GTGAAACGGACCCGTCCCCCGCTGCTCCGCGCGGTCCAGCCGTCCGCACCGCCGGAGGCTCGCGCGGACCTGCCGCAGGAGGCCGGGCGCCTGGTCGGCCGCGGTGCCGACCTCGTCGCCCTCCGGCGCCTCCTCGCCGGCGAGCGCCTGGTCACGCTCCTCGGGCCGCCGGGGGTGGGGAAGAGCCGGATCGCCCTCCGGCTCGCCCACGAGCTCGCCTTCGCCGGCGTCCACTTCGTCGACCTCGGCGCCGCTGCCACCCTGGAAGCGGCGGTCGCCGAGGCGCTCGGTGGCGCCGGCGCGGTCGAGGAAGCCCTCGCGCGCCTTGGGCCGACCACGCTCCTCCTCGACGGTGCCGATCGACTCGCGCCCGGGGCGGCGCCGGTGATCGAGCGCTGGCTCGCAGCAGCCCCGGGCCTCCGCTGCCTGGTGACCAGCAGCGTGCGCCTCGGCGCCGCAGGCGAGGTCTGCCACGACCTGCCACCCCTCGCCCGCGAGGAGGCGGTCGAACTCTACGAAGAGGTGGCCGGCAGAATCGGCGCTGCGCCGGGCCGGCACGGCGACCGCGCCGTGATCGAGCAGCTGGTCGATCGTCTCGACCTGCTGCCGCTGGCGATCGAGCTCGCCGCCGCACGGTCCCGGGTGCTCCGCCCCCGCCAGCTCCTCGCCCGCATCGACGAGGGCATCGAGGTGCTTCGGGCCAGGGGCAGGAGCGGCAGGCACGCCACCCTTGTCGACGCCCTCCGTGCATCCTGGGAGCTTCTCTCCCCCGCGGAGCAGGACGCTCTCGCCCGGTGTACCGTCTTCGTCGGGAGCTTCACCCTCGAGGCCGCCGAAGCGATCCTGGAGCGCCGGCCCTGCGCGCCACCGATCGTCGATCTCCTCGAAGCGCTGCGCGATCGATCGCTCTTGCAGCTCGCTCCGTGCGAGCCACCCCGCTTCCACCTCCTCCAGACGGTGCGCGCCTTCGCAGGCGCCGAGCTGGAGAGGCGGGGCCTGGCCGACGAAGTGCGCAGCCGCCACGCGGCCCATTACGTCGCCGCGTGCGAGAGCGAGAGCGACGGCGTCCACGGATCGGTGCCGCTCGCGATGGTGGTGGCGGAGCGCGAGAACCTGCTCGCCGCCCACCGCGCCTCCCTTGCCGCGGCGCCCGCCCTCGCCGCCCGGGCCGCGCTCCTCCTTGCGCCGCTCCTCGCGATGCAGGGCCCGCCGGCCCTCGAGGCGGAGGTCCTCGAAGCCGGCATCGACGCAGCCCGCCGGGCCGGATCGCCCCTGCTCCTGGCACGGGCGCTTCGTCCCTGGGCGGTGCTCCTCGTCCGCAGCGGACGCCTCGAGGAGGCGCGGGAGGCCCTCACCGCCTGCAGCGAGGGGGCGCGGGCCGCCGGCAATCGGCTGCTCGAGACCCACGCCGCGATCGAGCTGGGGCGACTCCATTTCGCCGCCGGGGCCTTCGAGGAGGCGACAGCGGTCCTCGTCGCCGCACGCGAGGATGCGAGGGCCTGCGGCTGGCGCTTCCTCGAGGGCTACGCCTGGAATTTCCTCGGCATGGTGGCGGAGGCGAAGGGCGATTTGCCCGCGAGCGCCACGGCCTTCGAGGCGGCCATCGATCGTTTCCGCATCGCGGAGAGCAGGCGCTACGAGGGGCTGGCGCTGATGAACCTCGGCGTCACCCGCGCGGCCCTCGGCTACCTCGCCCACGCAGCGGGGCTCTTCGAGCAATCGATCGCCGCCATGCGGGAGGTGGCCGATCGCGCCGGCGAGGCCGATGCGGTGCTCAACCTCGGCTGCGTCCACCTGAGCGCGGGCCGTCTCGACGACGCGGAGCCGCTGCTCCGCCGGGCGCTGCACCTCGAGCGCGCCTGCGAGAACGGCAGGGCGGAGGCGCTGGCCCTGGGCAACCTCGGCATCGCCGCCCACGAGCGCGGCGAGCTGCGCACCGCGCGGGAGCTCCTGCACGAGGCGATCGAGCGCTGCCGGAGCAGCAACGAGCGCCACTTCCGCTGCAGCCTCCTGCCCTTCCGCGGCGCGGTGGAGGCGACCCTCGGCAACCTGGCGGAGGCCCGCGGCGATTTCGACGAGGCCCGCCGCTACTTCGAAGGGCTCGGGGACAGGGGCTTCCTGCGCACGGTCGAGGTCTGCGAGGTCTTCCTCTCCCTCGCGGACGACCACGTCGATCTGCGCGCGGCGCAGGCGCTGCTCGACGAGCCGGTGGCGGCGATCCGCTCGACCGAGCTCCGGATGGCGATGCGGCTCGCGACGCGGGCTCTCGCCCTCCGCCGTGGGGCGCCCTCGTCCTCGGCAGCGGCCCCGGAAGGCCAGCCGGCGATCGAGGTGGGCCCCGAGGCGGCGTGGTTCCGGATCCCGGGGGGCGAGAAGGTCGACTTGCGCCGCCGCAAGGCGCAGCGGCTCATCGTGCGTGCGCTGGTCGAGCAGCGCCTCGCAGCGCCGGGCGTGGGGCTCTCGGTGGAGCAGATCTTCGCCGCCGGCTGGCAGGGGACCCGCGCCCTGCCGTCCGCAGCTGCGGCGCGGGTCTACGTGGCGATCGGCAGCCTCCGCTCCCTGGGGCTCGGCGAGCTGCTCCTTCGCCAGGACGACGGCTACCTCATCGATCCCCGCCACCCGGTGCGCCGCGTGGCGGCGCGCTAA
- a CDS encoding LLM class flavin-dependent oxidoreductase has protein sequence MIPFSVLDLAPVAAGSDPATALAHSLDLARHVERLGYLRFWLAEHHNMTGIASAATAVVIGHVAGGTSTIRVGAGGVMLPNHAPLVIAEQFGTLASLYPGRIDLGLGRAPGTDPLTARALRRHFNAADTFPEDVLELQGYFREAAPGQAVRAVPGAGLDVPIWLLGSSLFSARLAARLGLPFAFASHFAPDQLLAALELYRSEFQPSEKLEKPHAMAALNLFAAESDVEGQRLFTSIQQAFVDLRRGMPGPLPPPVDRVEASPMELATAAHMLAYSVIGSEETVRRGIRIFLERTQVDELILTGQIFDHEARLRSFEIGARVRDTLG, from the coding sequence GTGATCCCCTTCTCCGTCCTCGATCTCGCCCCCGTCGCCGCGGGCAGCGACCCGGCCACCGCGCTGGCCCACAGCCTCGATCTCGCCCGGCACGTGGAGCGGCTCGGCTACCTGCGCTTCTGGCTCGCCGAGCACCACAACATGACCGGCATCGCCAGCGCCGCCACCGCGGTGGTGATCGGCCACGTCGCCGGCGGGACCAGCACCATCCGCGTGGGCGCCGGCGGGGTGATGCTGCCCAACCACGCGCCGCTGGTGATCGCCGAGCAATTCGGCACCCTCGCCTCGCTCTATCCCGGCCGCATCGACCTCGGGCTCGGCAGGGCGCCCGGCACCGATCCCCTCACCGCCCGGGCGCTGCGCCGCCATTTCAACGCGGCCGACACCTTCCCCGAAGACGTGCTCGAGCTGCAGGGCTACTTCCGGGAGGCCGCGCCCGGGCAGGCGGTGCGGGCGGTCCCCGGCGCCGGCCTCGACGTGCCGATCTGGCTGCTGGGCTCTAGCCTCTTCAGCGCGCGGCTCGCAGCGCGGCTGGGGCTCCCCTTCGCCTTCGCCTCCCACTTCGCGCCGGACCAGCTCCTCGCTGCCCTGGAGCTCTACCGCTCCGAGTTCCAGCCCTCCGAGAAGCTGGAGAAGCCCCACGCGATGGCGGCGCTCAACCTCTTCGCCGCCGAGAGCGACGTGGAGGGGCAGCGGCTCTTCACCTCGATCCAGCAGGCCTTCGTCGACCTGCGCCGCGGGATGCCCGGCCCGCTGCCGCCGCCGGTCGATCGGGTGGAGGCTTCGCCGATGGAGCTCGCCACCGCTGCGCACATGCTGGCCTATTCGGTGATCGGCTCCGAGGAGACGGTGCGGCGGGGGATCCGGATCTTCCTCGAGCGCACGCAGGTCGACGAGCTGATCCTCACCGGGCAGATCTTCGATCACGAGGCGCGGCTGCGCTCGTTCGAGATCGGCGCGCGGGTCCGCGACACGCTCGGTTAG
- a CDS encoding pyridoxal phosphate-dependent aminotransferase, with the protein MSEEHLPPAVRPVPRTGVIYVTNEAASRGFRQADPAWCNLGQGMPETGALPGAPDRIGEIAIQMDDQEYGPVPGIWDLREAIASHYNRLYRRGLPSQYSAENVSISGGGRTALTRVAASLGQVNLGHLLPDYTAYEELLDVFKAFTAIPILLEGERGYAFTHDELRREILGRGLGALLLSNPGNPTGKLVGGEELAAWVRTCRELECLLVLDEFYSHYVWTGRPGQLPTESAARYVEDVNRDPVLLLDGLTKNWRYPGWRITWTVGPRKVIESVASAGSFLDGGGSRPLQRAAIPLLDHDRVVRETWATHHHFRQKRQLLLARLERIGVRIDRAPDGTFYVWGNLANLPPPLDDGMGFFRAALDKRVIVVPGEFFDVNPGKRRQRRASRFRTYARFSFGPSIEKLELAMDRLEQLVIEATR; encoded by the coding sequence ATGAGCGAGGAGCATCTCCCACCGGCCGTTCGCCCGGTTCCCAGGACCGGCGTGATCTACGTCACCAACGAGGCGGCGAGCCGCGGCTTCCGGCAGGCGGACCCCGCCTGGTGCAACCTCGGGCAGGGCATGCCCGAGACGGGCGCGCTCCCCGGCGCCCCGGACCGGATCGGCGAGATCGCCATCCAGATGGACGATCAGGAGTACGGCCCCGTCCCCGGCATCTGGGACCTGCGCGAGGCGATCGCCTCCCACTACAACCGGCTCTACCGCAGGGGACTGCCGTCGCAGTACAGCGCGGAGAACGTCTCGATCTCCGGCGGCGGCCGCACCGCGCTCACCCGGGTGGCGGCGAGCCTCGGGCAGGTGAACCTCGGCCACCTCCTCCCCGACTACACCGCGTACGAGGAACTCCTCGACGTCTTCAAGGCCTTCACCGCCATCCCCATCCTCCTCGAGGGCGAGCGGGGCTACGCCTTCACCCACGACGAGCTGCGCCGCGAGATCCTCGGGCGCGGCCTCGGCGCGCTCCTCCTCTCCAACCCGGGAAATCCCACCGGCAAGCTGGTCGGCGGCGAGGAGCTGGCCGCCTGGGTCCGCACCTGCCGCGAGCTCGAATGCCTGCTCGTCCTCGACGAGTTCTATTCGCACTACGTCTGGACCGGCAGGCCCGGACAGCTGCCCACCGAGAGCGCCGCCCGCTACGTCGAGGACGTGAACCGGGACCCCGTGCTCCTCCTCGACGGCCTCACCAAGAACTGGCGCTACCCGGGCTGGCGGATCACCTGGACGGTGGGGCCACGCAAGGTGATCGAGTCGGTGGCGAGCGCCGGATCCTTCCTCGACGGCGGCGGATCGCGCCCGCTGCAGCGCGCGGCGATCCCGCTCCTCGACCACGACCGGGTGGTGCGCGAGACCTGGGCGACGCACCACCACTTCCGCCAGAAGCGCCAGCTCCTCCTCGCCAGGCTGGAGCGGATCGGGGTCCGGATCGACCGCGCCCCCGACGGCACCTTCTACGTCTGGGGGAACCTCGCCAACCTGCCGCCGCCGCTCGACGACGGGATGGGCTTCTTCCGCGCCGCCCTCGACAAGCGGGTGATCGTGGTGCCGGGCGAGTTCTTCGACGTGAACCCGGGCAAGCGCAGGCAGCGCCGCGCGTCGCGCTTCCGCACCTACGCGCGCTTCTCGTTCGGTCCCTCGATCGAGAAGCTCGAGCTCGCCATGGATCGCCTCGAGCAGCTGGTGATCGAGGCGACGCGCTGA
- a CDS encoding thioredoxin family protein has protein sequence MRTLLFVLFALGLAACATAPRTPVAAQHPAPLPFAQDDYPAALAEARARGVPLFVDAWAPWCHTCVSMHAYVFGDERLRPLADRFVWLSIDTEKEENAAFLARWPQQVWPTLLVIEPREERAVLRWLGSATVDQLEALLADGERAAKGGVEGVDALLARADRLYGEGDAAGAAAVLEEALAQAPDGWPRRARAVESLLFAWRFGAAKNPAPCARVAAEELERLERSPSWANIASLGLSCAMLSGDGARTAALEARAREALAIETAADDRSGLYDGLVQARKAAGDEEGMRRTAAAWLTFLEEQAALAPTPAARAVFDSHRMIAAFLLGQPERVAPALEKSERDLPRDYNAPARLAVVYSKMGRLDDALAASDRALRLVYGPRKMRVLNERGDLLLERGDREAARAAFAEVLRIGGALPEPQRFRHEVERAERQLASLAK, from the coding sequence ATGCGCACCCTTCTCTTCGTGCTCTTCGCGCTCGGCCTCGCCGCTTGCGCCACCGCACCGCGAACGCCCGTCGCGGCGCAGCACCCAGCGCCGCTTCCCTTCGCGCAGGACGACTACCCCGCCGCCCTCGCCGAGGCCCGGGCCCGCGGCGTTCCCCTCTTCGTCGACGCGTGGGCGCCGTGGTGCCACACCTGCGTCTCGATGCACGCCTACGTCTTCGGCGACGAGCGGCTCCGCCCGCTGGCCGATCGCTTCGTCTGGCTCTCGATCGACACCGAGAAAGAGGAGAACGCGGCATTTCTCGCGCGCTGGCCGCAGCAGGTCTGGCCCACGCTCCTCGTGATCGAGCCGCGGGAGGAGCGCGCGGTGCTGCGCTGGCTGGGCAGCGCCACGGTGGACCAGCTCGAGGCGCTCCTCGCGGACGGCGAGCGCGCGGCGAAGGGCGGCGTCGAGGGCGTCGACGCGCTCCTCGCCAGGGCCGACCGGCTCTACGGCGAAGGGGACGCAGCCGGCGCGGCAGCCGTCCTCGAGGAGGCGCTGGCGCAGGCGCCCGACGGATGGCCACGCAGGGCCCGTGCGGTGGAGAGCCTGCTCTTCGCCTGGCGCTTCGGCGCGGCGAAGAACCCGGCGCCCTGCGCGCGGGTCGCAGCCGAGGAGCTGGAGCGGCTGGAGCGCTCGCCCTCGTGGGCGAACATCGCCTCCCTCGGTCTCTCCTGCGCGATGCTCTCCGGCGACGGCGCGCGCACCGCAGCGCTCGAGGCCCGTGCCCGCGAGGCGCTCGCGATCGAGACCGCCGCGGACGACAGGTCGGGGCTCTACGACGGCCTCGTGCAGGCACGCAAGGCGGCGGGCGACGAGGAGGGGATGCGCCGGACGGCGGCGGCGTGGCTCACCTTCCTCGAGGAGCAGGCGGCGCTGGCGCCGACGCCTGCGGCCCGCGCCGTCTTCGACTCCCACCGCATGATCGCCGCCTTCCTCCTCGGCCAGCCCGAGCGCGTGGCGCCTGCGCTCGAGAAGTCCGAGCGGGATCTGCCGCGGGACTACAACGCGCCTGCGCGGCTCGCCGTCGTCTACTCGAAGATGGGGCGGCTCGACGACGCGCTCGCAGCCAGCGACCGCGCGCTGCGGCTCGTCTACGGGCCGCGGAAGATGCGGGTCCTCAACGAGCGCGGCGATCTGCTGTTGGAGCGCGGCGATCGCGAGGCGGCCCGCGCCGCCTTCGCCGAGGTGCTGCGGATCGGCGGCGCCCTGCCCGAGCCGCAGCGCTTCCGCCACGAGGTGGAGCGGGCGGAGCGGCAGCTGGCATCCCTCGCGAAGTGA